DNA sequence from the Desulfuromonas sp. TF genome:
AATCCTTTTTTTTCTGAACGGATATCCATCGCCAGAACACCGGCCCCGGTAACGGCCAGGGAAAGAGCGGCGAACTCCAGGAATCCGGCCACGCCATTCCATGAGAGAATAAGGCCCCAATTGCCGGCCGCGAACGGCCACTTTTCCGGCATGATCAGCAGGGCCGCCGCGGAGACTAGAAAAAACATGGAAGCCAGAACCGGAAGGATTCCAGCCGCGGCCAGAATGGCATTCCCCTGTGAAATCATCCCCCTGGAAAGGGCGATACGTCGGGACAGAGCCAGAACGGCCAGCCCGAAGAAGAGCAGAAACAGTATCCCACCCCAGAACACGGCGTTCAGAAGACCTGGATCGTAGAGGAGTTCGACGCAATACAAGCTGATGGCGGCAACAAGCACCACGAGAATGGCCACAGGGAAATTCACGGTGACCTTCGACAAGAGATCCAGCCCGAACCGCTGGAACTTCCTGCCCCCGTAGGCCGGCAGGACAAAGGCAACGACAGCTCCGCCGATGACGAATCCGACAAAGGTCAGCAGAATGAAGATGGCGGAAGACAGAAGAATTTCCAGAAGTGAAGCACTTTCCGGGGAAAGGAGAATCACAGATTCATTCGGCATCGGCATTATAAAATCCTTCTTCCGGAAAACATAATTTAAAATCTAATCATAACTTGCCGAAATTGCAACCGTTGAAAGAATCTATATGTCGGACTACGCGTTGCAAGTTAGAGAACCGGATAAAAGAGGTGATTTCCCATTTTGCAATCGAGCTGAAAAAGGGCCTGCAATGCCGCAGGCCTTTCAGATTCATTTTATATATACCTTTTGCCTTTAAAGTTCATCCCTTCCTGTTCTCTTCTTCATGGTAGGTCTTGCGGAGCAGGCTTGCCACGATTGAGATCGCCAGTAGCAGAAGCACCGCAATGCCGCCATAAAACTTGCGCTGCTGCAGGGTTTCCCCGATTTCATCAACTGTACTTCGCACCTGCGTCAGCTCCTGCTGGATACCTCCCGTGACCTGACGGACTTTTTCGACCTCAACGGTGTGAAACACCCGGTGGAACTGGTTGCGCAAGGAAAAAAGCCGATCTTCCATCTCCTTGGTGGCGATGCCGAGTCGATGGAGCGAATTCAGGTCGTCGCCCAAAGAAGTGATCATCCGGTCCGTTTCCGTTACGGCGGTCTTGATCTCCTCGGCCCTTCCGTACTCATGGCAGCGGGTGCAGTCCTGCTGATTGATCAGCTCCTGGGTCGCTTTCTGCACGGCATGGTTGCCGTGACAGGTGACGCACTGGGGACCGCCCGCATCCAGAGCCTGGCCGTGGGCGCTGTTCAGGTAATCCTCCTGGACGCCGACATGGCAGCGGCCGCAGAAATCAGGAATTTCCTCCTTGGCAGGAACCCCGACAAATCCCCGTTCGGGACTCATGGCCATGGCGAAATCGGTGGGGTCTCCGCCGTGGCAGCCGTGGCAGGAGACCCCGTTGGCGGCGTGGATGCTGCTTCGCCACGCTTCCACCGGTTCGCCGAGGCGCCCGGGCTGCGCCTTGTGGCACTCGATACAGACGGTCTCCTGCGCCCGGACGAATCCCGGCGCAGCGATCAGACAGACAATGAGAAAGAACAGGGCTCCTGCAATTTTCACCGATGATTTCATCATGAATAGTGCCCCCAGACCGATAGCCCGACGAAAAGAAGGATGCCGAGGACATAACAGGCAATGAAGACCGGACGTTTGGAGGGCCGCCGCTCGGGGCTCCTGTCAAAGAAAGGCAGCAGCATCAGAAATGTCACAGCCAAACCCTGCACCGCCACACCCAGGACTTCGCTCGGAAAAATCTTCAGGGTCTGATAAGACCAGAGAAAATACCATTCGGGCTTGATGCCCGGAGGCGTGACAAAGGGATCGGCCGGTTCGAAGGCGGCGGGGGGGAAGAAAAGACCTGGAGCGAAGAAGATCACCGCCAAAAGAAGGGCCATGAAGAATGAAATGACGGCCACATCCTTGACGACGTAATTGGGAAAGAAGGGGATTCCCCCTTTATGGTGTTCATGCCAGAACTCGGTCAGCGGTCCGCGCGGTTCGTATTCCGGTCCGAAAGGAGGACGGGAAACCCCGGCACGGCGGACGCAGAAGAGGTGGAATATAAGGAGCAGCCCGAAGATCAGGGGAAATCCCATGACATGCAGGGCGAAGAATCGCCCAAGAGTCGGCTGCCCGACCATGGCCCCGCCCCGGAGAAAACGGACGACTGCGTCGCCGACCATTGGGATCTCGGCCGAGCTTTCCGTGGCCACCGTGGTCGCCCAGAAGGATAGCTGGCTCCAGGGGAGGAGATATCCCGTAAGGCACATCCCGAAGGAAAGGAGTAGGATCAGGAATCCGGCCACCCAGGTTAATTCCCGGGGACGCTTGTGCGCGGACATGAACAATACCGACAGCATATGAAGAAGGAGAGCCAGAACAATGATGTTGGCTCCGACCGCATGCAGATATCGGATCAGCCAGCCGGAGGGGACCTCGTTCATGATAATCTGCACGCTGTTGAAGGCTTCGTCGGTATTGGGGATATAGTAGATCAGCAGCAGGATGCCCGTGACGAACTGGATGGCGAACAGCGCCATGAGAACGGCGCCCAGTGTATACCAGACGTTGATATTGCGGGGAAGGAGATATTCGGTGAGGTTCTTCTGAAGGATGTCCCTGATTCCCAGCCGGACGTCCACGAAATCGACGATGCGCTTTTTCCATGCCATGGCGTACCCTCCCTATCCGACCAGAACCTGGTCGTCGGAAAGAGCGACCGGGAAAGAAGGAAGCGGCTTCGGCGGCGGACCAGCCAGGACCTTGCCCTCCCGGGAAAAGATTCCGGCATGACAGGGACAGAGAAACTCCTGCTTTTCCGGAAGCCACTGAACGATGCACCCGAGATGGGTACATACGGCGGAGAAGGCGAGGAATTCACCCGGTGCATTTTGCACCAGAACGGCCGGATGTCCGCGGAATTGGAAGAAATGAGCGCCGCCGACATCGATCCGGGCACGAGGAATGGATACCTTTTCCTTTTCGCCTGCACCCTTTTGCGGCGACAGGAACTGCCAGACCGGCCAGCCGGCGGCAACCGCAAAAACCACTCCCAACCCGCCGAGAATGCTGGTCAAAAAGAAGCGCCGGCGGTGCGGCGAGACCGGTTCATTTTCCATCGTACCTCCTTGTTTACCTGACTGTACCATCATCCAT
Encoded proteins:
- a CDS encoding cytochrome c — its product is MMKSSVKIAGALFFLIVCLIAAPGFVRAQETVCIECHKAQPGRLGEPVEAWRSSIHAANGVSCHGCHGGDPTDFAMAMSPERGFVGVPAKEEIPDFCGRCHVGVQEDYLNSAHGQALDAGGPQCVTCHGNHAVQKATQELINQQDCTRCHEYGRAEEIKTAVTETDRMITSLGDDLNSLHRLGIATKEMEDRLFSLRNQFHRVFHTVEVEKVRQVTGGIQQELTQVRSTVDEIGETLQQRKFYGGIAVLLLLAISIVASLLRKTYHEEENRKG
- a CDS encoding cytochrome bc complex cytochrome b subunit → MAWKKRIVDFVDVRLGIRDILQKNLTEYLLPRNINVWYTLGAVLMALFAIQFVTGILLLIYYIPNTDEAFNSVQIIMNEVPSGWLIRYLHAVGANIIVLALLLHMLSVLFMSAHKRPRELTWVAGFLILLLSFGMCLTGYLLPWSQLSFWATTVATESSAEIPMVGDAVVRFLRGGAMVGQPTLGRFFALHVMGFPLIFGLLLIFHLFCVRRAGVSRPPFGPEYEPRGPLTEFWHEHHKGGIPFFPNYVVKDVAVISFFMALLLAVIFFAPGLFFPPAAFEPADPFVTPPGIKPEWYFLWSYQTLKIFPSEVLGVAVQGLAVTFLMLLPFFDRSPERRPSKRPVFIACYVLGILLFVGLSVWGHYS
- a CDS encoding ubiquinol-cytochrome c reductase iron-sulfur subunit, with the protein product MENEPVSPHRRRFFLTSILGGLGVVFAVAAGWPVWQFLSPQKGAGEKEKVSIPRARIDVGGAHFFQFRGHPAVLVQNAPGEFLAFSAVCTHLGCIVQWLPEKQEFLCPCHAGIFSREGKVLAGPPPKPLPSFPVALSDDQVLVG